Proteins found in one Apostichopus japonicus isolate 1M-3 chromosome 16, ASM3797524v1, whole genome shotgun sequence genomic segment:
- the LOC139983265 gene encoding uncharacterized protein has translation MEKRFSAKKLKNNFTYSLSILICSSYIIYLGLFSGEGYDQPLNYSQLNGSSKPMLHWRRNLEGAVPYKEASYRAHAQNEKEEIQQVVSAYHEFKQYSNDSILRDRHLVAESLPESQSRVRPIPLNKVKVGQMVNFSVEIGKNVSKINGYSVLAVGENHIFVANQTEYSDDRTIVNFTVVPTLPGVYNLFIEEFDHVVQLQLPGSPFHLVVEAGDPADAFEIGRRADELPSCHAVPLTRPSWLGGKWITRNLASTKRGVLRSGWVFQLDWCTFDVFTTDDIAMAAETPSLKKIVILGSSVERGIFFSLVDVLLTKEEKYNLSDSDFAQCWGYAQVQVGNLQFVYQDFRIAACQVMNISADGKSDVICHDEKVAKMGSYDFFGDGLRFLKEYLFAEDPLPDILVVPIREVVQLELLLKAIPSSWSGTIYPLYNFRCKDPMMYTKDGLEKSYKLAEELLSLDGRIQLIDAFGLGSGMRHNTESSPLIMKSNHWHKWCNEFNGEMRVCGNPTAMIAQILLGKVIAPKGKEAWLKTIESKITFPRKITVCQDCPASLLPFHIKVNPDLECYISSEGIRKTSDAKFPVWDGTLCPAECMRTEPIDTLYTQSGSVNVRKCNMNLL, from the exons ATGGAGAAACGTTTTTCAGCTAAGAAGTTAAAGAATAACTTCACTTACTCTCTTTCCatattaatttgtagctcatatattatttatttgggACTATTTTCCGGCGAAGGATATGACCAGCCATTGAACTATTCGCAACTCAATGGATCTTCAAAGCCTATGTTACACTGGAGAAGAAACTTGGAAGGTGCTGTGCCATATAAAGAAGCCAGCTATCGTGCGCATGCACAAAACG aaaaagaagaaatacaaCAAGTTGTGTCTGCATATCATGAATTCAAACAATATTCAAATGATTCTATTTTACGTGATCGTCATTTAGTTGCTGAAAGTCTTCCGGAGAGTCAAAGCCGAGTTCGTCCCATTCCTTTGAATAAAGTAAAAGTTGGTCAAATGGTAAACTTTTCGGTTGAAATTGGGAAAAACGTATCAAAGATAAACGGCTATAGTGTTTTAGCTGTTGGAGAGAATCATATCTTTGTGGCAAATCAAACAGAATATTCTGATGACAGGACCATAGTGAACTTTACAGTTGTACCTACATTGCCAGGTGTGTATAATCTCTTCATAGAGGAGTTTGAtcatgttgtccagttacagctACCCGGCAGTCCATTCCATCTTGTCGTCGAGGCCGGAGATCCCGCTGATGCATTCGAAATTGGCAGAAGGGCCGATGAGTTGCCTTCTTGTCACGCTGTGCCGCTAACCCGACCGTCGTGGCTGGGTGGCAAATGGATAACTCGCAACTTGGCCAGCACAAAACGAGGGGTTCTACGTAGCGGATGGGTCTTTCAGTTGGATTGGTGCACTTTTGACGTCTTTACAACAGATGACATTGCAATGGCGGCGGAAACTCCCTCTCTaaagaaaattgtaattttgGGTTCCTCAGTCGAGCGTGGGATATTCTTCTCTCTCGTTGATGTACTACTcactaaagaagaaaaatataatttgagtGATTCTGACTTCGCTCAATGCTGGGGTTATGCGCAAGTTCAAGTTGGAAACTTACAATTCGTTTATCAGGACTTTCGGATCGCAGCTTGCCAAGTTATGAATATCAGTGCTGATGGAAAATCTGATGTTATTTGCCACGACGAGAAGGTAGCCAAAATGGGAAGTTACGATTTTTTTGGTGACGGTCTTAGGTTTTTAAAAGAGTACCTTTTCGCTGAAGATCCATTGCCAGATATTTTGGTAGTACCTATCAGAGAAGTTGTGCAATTGGAATTACTACTAAAGGCCATCCCATCATCTTGGTCTGGTACTATCTATCCTCTCTATAATTTCAGGTGCAAAGACCCAATGATGTACACTAAAGATGGTCTTGAGAAAAGTTACAAACTGGCGGAGGAATTATTATCCTTAGACGGTCGTATCCAATTGATCGACGCGTTCGGTTTAGGATCAGGAATGAGACACAACACCGAGTCAAGTCCACTGATAATGAAATCAAATCACTGGCATAAATGGTGCAACGAATTCAACGGTGAGATGAGAGTCTGCGGAAATCCCACAGCAATGATAGCTCAGATATTATTAGGGAAGGTGATAGCGCCAAAGGGAAAAGAAGCTTGGTTAAAGACAATTGAATCGAAAATAACATTTCCTAGAAAGATAACAGTTTGTCAGGACTGTCCGGCGTCTTTACTTCCCTTTCACATTAAAGTTAATCCAGATTTAGAATGTTACATTTCATCTGAAGGTATACGCAAAACTTCGGATGCCAAGTTTCCTGTTTGGGACGGTACATTGTGTCCTGCAGAATGCATGAGGACCGAACCCATTGATACGTTATATACTCAGTCAGGTTCAGTCAATGTCAGAAAATGTAACATGAATCTTCTCTGA